Genomic segment of Actinomycetes bacterium:
TGCCCTGGATCACCTCGCGCAGCGGGTTCAGCTTGAGCCGGATGCCCAGCTGCCGGATGGTCTGGGACGGCTGGATGAAGGTCCGGCCGACGTAGGCGTTCTTGACCAGGCCCTGCCCGTAGGGGATGCCCGACTCCTGCGAGTAGCCGACGGCCGCGGGGGTGCCGGACTCCGGGACGGGGATCACCAGGTCGGCGTCGGCCGGCGCCTCCCTGGCCAGCCGGCGTCCGACCTCGACCCGGGTCGTGTGGACGCTGCGCCCGCCGATCGTGGTGTCCGGGCGGGCCAGGTAGACGTACTCGAAGATGCAGCCCTTGGGCGCGGCCTCGGCGAACCGCTGGGAGCGCAGCCCGTGCTCGTCGATGACCAGCAGCTCCCCCGGCTCGACCTCCCGGATGAACGCCGCACCCACGATGTCTAGGGCCGCGGTCTCGGAGGCGACCACCCAGCCGCGCTCCAGCCGGCCGAGCACGAGCGGCCGGATGCCCTGCGGGTCTCGGGCGGCGTACAGGGTGCCCTCGTCCATGAACACCAGCGAGAACGCGCCGCGCAGCCGGGGCAGGATGTCCAGCGCGCTGGCCTCGATCGAACGGTCCGGGTGCGACGCCAGCAGCGTGGTCACCAGGTCGGTGTCGGACGTCGACCGGAGCGGCGCGGTGCCCCTGAGCGGCAGCTCGCCCCGCTCGGAGCCCAGCTCGTCGACCATGGCGGCCAGCTCGGAGGTGTTGGTCAGGTTGCCGTTGTGGCCCAGCGCGATGGAGCCGGTGGCGGTGGCTCGGAACGTCGGCTGGGCGTTCTCCCAGACGCTGGCGCCGGTGGTCGAGTACCGGCAGTGACCGATCGACAGGTGTCCGAGCAGCGCGGACAGGTGCGACTCGTCGAACACCTGCGCGACCAGGCCCATGTCCTTGTAGACCAGGATCTGGTGGCCGTTGCTCACCGCGATGCCGGCCGACTCCTGGCCCCGGTGCTGCAGGGCGTACAGGCCGAAGTAGGTGAGCTTGGCAACCTCCTCGCCGGGGGCCCAGACCCCGAAGACGCCGCAGGCGTCTTGCGGGCCGTTCTCGCCGGGGAGGAGCTCGTGGTTCAACCGACCGTCGCCACGTGGCACCGCGCCAGTCTACGTGCCGCCGGGACGCTGGCCCACCACGCAGCTACAGGCGCCCTCCGGCATGGCCGGCGTCCCCGGACAGCTTCTGGCTGAAGTAGATCGGGATCACGGACAGCACCACGAGGATGGCCGCCACCACGTTGACGACCGGCGCCTGGTTCGGCCGGAACAGGTTCTGGAAGATCCAGATCGGCACGGTGGTCACGCCCGGTGGCGCGGTGAACAGCGTGACGACGATCTCGTCGAAGGACAGCCCGAACGCGAGCAGCGCCCCGCCGAGCATGGCGCCGCGCAGCAGTGGGAAGGTGACCAGCCGGAACGTCATGAAGCTGTCCGCGCCGAGGTCCATCGACGCCTCCTGCGGGTTGGTGCCGGTGCGCCGCAGCCGGGCGATCACGTTGTTGTAGACGACGACGATGCAGAACGTGGCGTGCGAGACCGCCACCGTCCACATCGACAGCTCGACGCCGAGGACAGACCGGAAGGCGGTCCGGAACGCGAGCGCCGTCACGATGCCGGGCAGCGCGATCGGGAGCACCACGAGCAGCGACAAGGTCTGCTGGCCGAAGAACTTGTACCGCGCCAGTGCGAACGACAGCAGCGTGCCGAGCACCAGTGCGATGAGCGTGGCGACCACGCCCACCTCGAAGGAGGTCAGCACGGCCTCCCGGATCCCGGGGTTGCCGATCACCTGCGTCCACCAGTGCGTGGTGAACTCCTTCGGCGGCCAGGCGAAGACCTTGCTGGCGTTGAACGAGTTGACCAGCACCACCGCGAGCGGCACGTAGACGAACGCCAACACGACGGCCGCGGCCGTCCCGAGCCCCCACCTGAGCGGGCGGGACAGGTTCACCGCGACCCCCTCACAAGTTCTCCAGCGCGCCGGTCCGGCGCACCGCGGCGAGGTAGACCACCATGATCGCCACCGGGATCAGCGCGATGGTCGCCGCGAACGGCAGGTTGGACGTGTAGTTCTGGTAGACGATGTTGCCCAGCATCTGGGTCTTGCCGCCGACGATCTGCACGGTGATGTAGTCGCCCAGGCTCAGCGAGAACGTGAAGATCGACCCGGCCACGATCGAGGGGTAGATCAGCGGCAGCACCACGGTGCGGACCGTCCGGCCGGACCTGGCGCCCAGGTCGCCGGCCGCGTCCAGCAGCGAGTCGGGCAGCCGCTCCAGCCCCGCGTAGATCGGCAGGATCATGTACGGCAGCCACAGGTAGGACAGGGTGAGGATCACCGCGGTGATGCCGTAGCCCGGGCCGCTCAGCCCGAACGGCTTGAGCATCCAGGCGATGACGCCCGTCACAGGCTGCACCATGGCCTGCCAGGCGTAGACCTTGACCAGGTAGGCCGCCCACAGCGGCGTGATGACCAGCGCGACGAGCAGGTTGCGCCACCGGCGCGACGCCACCTTCGCCATGAAGAACGCCATGGGCAGCGCCAGCACGATGCAGATCACGGTGACGGAGGCGGCGATGCCCACCGTGCGCAGGGTCGCCTTGAGGTACGCCGGGTCGGTGAACACGTCGACGAAGTTCTGCGTCGTGAAGGTGTGCACGACGGCGTTGGTGAACTCGTCGACGCTGTAGAACGACGTGATGAGCAGCGAGAACAGCGCGGCGAAGTAGATCAGGACCAGCCACAGCATGGGCAGGCCGAGCACTCCCGCCAGCCGCAGCCGCGGCCGGCGGAACATGGCGTCGGAGACCCTGCCGGTCAGCGTGACCGGCAGGACCTCCGACGTCTGGGTGTTGGAGCTCATCGGTTCGGATCAGCTGTTGCGCAGGCTGCTCCACGCCTTCGTCCACTCCGAGTACGGCACGCACGTGGTGTCGGTGCGCCCGTCCAGGCAGCCGGACTGCGGCGTGGACCAGAACCAGATCTGCTTGAAGTAGGCCTCGTCCTTGGCGTGGAACGTGTCACAGTGCGTCTTGTCCGTGGTCAGGTCGCACGCCTTGGTGTTCGCCGGCGCCTCGCCGAACCACTCGGCCACCTGCGCCTGGACCGCCGGCGAGGTGATGTGGTTCATCCACAGGTAGGCGCAGTTCGGGTGTGGTGACTTCGCATCGACCATCCAGGTGTCCGCCCAGCCGGTGGCGCCCTCCTTCGGCAGCACCGACTCGACCGGGGCCTTGTCGGCCTTGGCCAGGTTCACGATGATCTGCCAGGTCGAGCCGACCACCGTGCTGCCGCTCTCCAGCGCCTTCTGCGCGTCGGTGTACGCCGACCAGTACGATCCGACCAGCGCCTTCTGGTCGGTGGCCAGCTTGACGGCGGCGTCGAACTGCTTTTGGTCCAGCGCGTACGGGTTCTTGATCCCGAGGTCGGGCTGGGTGGCCATCAGGTACACCGCGGCCATCGCGATGCCGTCGGTGGGGGAGTCGTAGACGGTGACCTTGCCCTTGTACGGCGTGTTCGCGTCGTAGGCCACGCTCCAGGAGTCAGGGGCGGGCTTGGCGAGGTCGGTGCGGTAGGCCAGCAGCTGGGCGCCCCAGCCGTGCGGGATGCCGTAGGCGACGCCGTTCACCGAGTTCCACTGCTGGGTCTTCTGCCACGCCGGGATGTCGGCGTAGTTGGTGAGCAGCGAGGTGTTCACCGGCGCGACCTTGCCCGCGTAGATCATCCGCAGGGACGAGTCGCCGGACGCCGACACGACGTCGAACTGCCCGGAGCCCATCTTCTCGAACATCTCGTCGGAGGTGTTGGCCACCTGGACGTTGGCCTTGCAGCCGGTCGCCTTTTCGAACGGGGTGACCCAGTCGACCTTGGGGTCGGTGCTCCCGTTCTCGGCGTACCCGGCCCAGGCCAGGATGTTGACCTGTCCCTCGCCCGTACCCAGGGACTGCAGGGCCTCCAGCTTCGGCGGCTCGGCCTGGGTGCTGGTGCCGCCACCGCCGCTCGAGCTGCCCCCGCACGCGGTCGCCAGCAGCGCGGCGAGCGCGCCGACCGCGGCGACCTTGAACAGCCGCTTGTGAGCCATCTGGGTTCTCCTCATCCGTTGGGCTCGCCCGCACCGGCAGCGGATGCCACCGAGAACTCGTGTTCCTTGTTCCAGATCAGCCGGACCCGCGTGTCCCGCAGGCCCTGGACGTCCTGGGACGACGTCCGCAGGTTCTGCTGGAGCGCCACGAGGGTGCCGCCCGCGTCGAGGTCCACCAGGAACCGGGTGGCCGGCCCGACGTAGACGACGTCGCGCACGGTGCCGGTCGCGCCGTCCTCGCCCGCCCTCGGCTGCTCGTCCTCGGCGGCGACCCGGATCTTCTCGGGTCGCACGCTGAACACGCCGTCCTTGCCGAACACGGTCCGGGCGGCGCCACCCTGAAGCAGGTTCGAGGTGCCGACGAAGCCCGCCACGAAGGAGGTCGCCGGGCGCTCGTAGACCTCAGCGGGTTCGCCCACCTGCTCGATCCGGCCGCGGCTGAACACCACGATCCGGTCCGACATGGTGAGGGCCTCCTCCTGGTCGTGGGTCACGAACACGAACGTGATCCCGACCTGCCGCTGGATGGCCTTCAGCTCGACCTGCATCTCCTCGCGCAGCTTGAGGTCCAGCGCGCCCAGCGGCTCGTCGAGCAGGAGCACCTTGGGCCGGTTGACCAGGGCGCGGGCCAGGGCCACCCGCTGCCGCTGGCCGCCGGAGAGCTGGGACGGATGCCGGTCGCCGTAGCCGTCCAGGCGCACGGTGGCCAGCGCGGCGCGTGCCCGCTCCCGGCGCTCGGCCTTGGGGACCTTCTTCACCCGCAGCCCGTACTCGACGTTCTCCTGAACGGTCATGTGCGGGAACAGGGCGTAGTCCTGGAAGACCGTGTTGACGTCGCGCAGGAACGGCGCGGCCCGGGTGACATCCTGGCCGCCGAGCAGGATGGTCCCCTCGGTGGGCAGTTCGAACCCGGCGATCATGCGCAGCACGGTGGTCTTGCCGGACCCGGACGGGCCGAGCAGGGTCAGGAACTCGCCGTGGAGGACGTCGAGGTCGACCGACTCGACGGCGACCACCTGGTGGTCGCCGGAGCCGAAGACTTTGCGCAGCCCGCGCAGGCTCACCGCCACCGCCGGGTGACCGGTGGCCGCGGCAGAGACGTGCGCACTCATCGCCGTGTCTCACCTGGCCTGAGGTCGACGGTCCGGCCGACCCGCTTCGGCTGGCTCCGTGGCCGGGAGACTACTGCGGGGACAACGGCCAACGGTCGCGAATCCACCGATTCCGTAGGAATCGTTACCGAACCGTGCGGATTCGACCGCCTCTGCTGCAAATGGCGACGGAAGACGACGGAAGTGGCGGGTGGGGCGCCGTGGGCGCTCCTACCCGACCGCCTCGTCGACCCAGTCCAGGATCGTGTCGAGCACCCGGTCCTGGCCGGCGTCCAGCATCAGGTCGTGCCCCATCCCGGGGAACAGCACCGGCTCGACGCCGAACCGCTCGGCCGTGATCTGCACGTCGGACAGCGGGACGTACCGGTCGTCGGGGGTGCCCACGACCAGCACCGGCGCCCGCACCGGGCCGACCTTCCGGTTGAGCAGCGCGACGTCGTACTGCACGAGCGGCGACTCCCGCCCGGTACGCCCGATGTAGCCGGCGGCGGTGGCCGGGTCGAGGCCCTCGAACAGCGCGTCCGCCGTCATCGGCAGGCTGCCCCCGACGAGGGTGCGTAGCGCGTGGGTGGGCCGCTGGCGTGCGATCGCGCCCAGGCTGCGGAACCCGGCGTGCAGCGGTGCGGGCGCGACCAGCACGCCAGCCGGCGCGGGGTAGCGGTCGAGCACCATCTGTACCACGGTCCCGCCCATCGACTGCCCGACGAGCACCGGGGGCCGGGGCAGCGAGACGGCGGTCTGCAGCACGTCGTGGACGTAGTCCCGCAGCACGGTGCGGCCCAGCCGGCGGTGGCCGCCGGACCCGCCGTGGCCGCGCAGCGACACCGCGTACGCCGGGAAGCCGCGACGGGCCGCGGCCGGCAGCCAGTGCTCGGCGAAGCACCAGGCACCGTGCCCCATGCCGTGGACGAACAGCAGCGGGGGGCGGTCCCGCCCGTCGGCAGGGAGGTCGACCGGCTGCACCGACAGCACCTCGCGGTACACCGGGGTGGGCGGCAGCGCCCAGTCGAGCGGGCGCATCGCCTTGGTCCGGGGCGCACGCGGCGTGCCCGCCATCACCGGCCGGCCTTCGCCAGCGACCGGCTGCCCTCGAGCAGGTTGATGGCCCGCTCGAGGCTGGTCAGGTAGTCCTGGTGGGCGACCTCGAAGTAGTGCCGGCTGGAGTCGGTGTAGGTGGTCCCGCCGCTGAACCGGTCGTCGGCGTGCAGCGCGACCAGCTCCCGGAACCGTTCGGCCAGGTCCGGTCGCTCGGTGCGCGCCCGGACGTAGCCGGCGATGGCCATCGCCTGCCAGTGCGCCAGCGTCCACTGCCCGCTGTCCGGCTGGATCAGCCCGGCCACGAACAGGTTGTCGTGCTGCGGGGTGAACACGTGCAGGTACAGGTGCGGATGGGTGTCCCGCCAGTTCAGGTGGCGGTGGGCGTCCAGGAAGTCGAAACGCACCAGGTACCCC
This window contains:
- the purF gene encoding amidophosphoribosyltransferase, with the translated sequence MPRGDGRLNHELLPGENGPQDACGVFGVWAPGEEVAKLTYFGLYALQHRGQESAGIAVSNGHQILVYKDMGLVAQVFDESHLSALLGHLSIGHCRYSTTGASVWENAQPTFRATATGSIALGHNGNLTNTSELAAMVDELGSERGELPLRGTAPLRSTSDTDLVTTLLASHPDRSIEASALDILPRLRGAFSLVFMDEGTLYAARDPQGIRPLVLGRLERGWVVASETAALDIVGAAFIREVEPGELLVIDEHGLRSQRFAEAAPKGCIFEYVYLARPDTTIGGRSVHTTRVEVGRRLAREAPADADLVIPVPESGTPAAVGYSQESGIPYGQGLVKNAYVGRTFIQPSQTIRQLGIRLKLNPLREVIQGKRLVVVDDSIVRGNTQRALVRMLREAGAAEVHVRIASPPVKWPCFYGIDFATRAELVANGLTVDEIRQSIGADSLSYISLEELVDATTVPADRLCRACFDGTYPVPLPEPEHLGKHLLEAFEQAVPTDADGLPTLVAGGGASDALTRP
- a CDS encoding ABC transporter permease; the encoded protein is MNLSRPLRWGLGTAAAVVLAFVYVPLAVVLVNSFNASKVFAWPPKEFTTHWWTQVIGNPGIREAVLTSFEVGVVATLIALVLGTLLSFALARYKFFGQQTLSLLVVLPIALPGIVTALAFRTAFRSVLGVELSMWTVAVSHATFCIVVVYNNVIARLRRTGTNPQEASMDLGADSFMTFRLVTFPLLRGAMLGGALLAFGLSFDEIVVTLFTAPPGVTTVPIWIFQNLFRPNQAPVVNVVAAILVVLSVIPIYFSQKLSGDAGHAGGRL
- a CDS encoding ABC transporter permease — encoded protein: MFRRPRLRLAGVLGLPMLWLVLIYFAALFSLLITSFYSVDEFTNAVVHTFTTQNFVDVFTDPAYLKATLRTVGIAASVTVICIVLALPMAFFMAKVASRRWRNLLVALVITPLWAAYLVKVYAWQAMVQPVTGVIAWMLKPFGLSGPGYGITAVILTLSYLWLPYMILPIYAGLERLPDSLLDAAGDLGARSGRTVRTVVLPLIYPSIVAGSIFTFSLSLGDYITVQIVGGKTQMLGNIVYQNYTSNLPFAATIALIPVAIMVVYLAAVRRTGALENL
- a CDS encoding ABC transporter substrate-binding protein, encoding MAHKRLFKVAAVGALAALLATACGGSSSGGGGTSTQAEPPKLEALQSLGTGEGQVNILAWAGYAENGSTDPKVDWVTPFEKATGCKANVQVANTSDEMFEKMGSGQFDVVSASGDSSLRMIYAGKVAPVNTSLLTNYADIPAWQKTQQWNSVNGVAYGIPHGWGAQLLAYRTDLAKPAPDSWSVAYDANTPYKGKVTVYDSPTDGIAMAAVYLMATQPDLGIKNPYALDQKQFDAAVKLATDQKALVGSYWSAYTDAQKALESGSTVVGSTWQIIVNLAKADKAPVESVLPKEGATGWADTWMVDAKSPHPNCAYLWMNHITSPAVQAQVAEWFGEAPANTKACDLTTDKTHCDTFHAKDEAYFKQIWFWSTPQSGCLDGRTDTTCVPYSEWTKAWSSLRNS
- a CDS encoding ABC transporter ATP-binding protein, which translates into the protein MSAHVSAAATGHPAVAVSLRGLRKVFGSGDHQVVAVESVDLDVLHGEFLTLLGPSGSGKTTVLRMIAGFELPTEGTILLGGQDVTRAAPFLRDVNTVFQDYALFPHMTVQENVEYGLRVKKVPKAERRERARAALATVRLDGYGDRHPSQLSGGQRQRVALARALVNRPKVLLLDEPLGALDLKLREEMQVELKAIQRQVGITFVFVTHDQEEALTMSDRIVVFSRGRIEQVGEPAEVYERPATSFVAGFVGTSNLLQGGAARTVFGKDGVFSVRPEKIRVAAEDEQPRAGEDGATGTVRDVVYVGPATRFLVDLDAGGTLVALQQNLRTSSQDVQGLRDTRVRLIWNKEHEFSVASAAGAGEPNG
- a CDS encoding alpha/beta hydrolase, which codes for MAGTPRAPRTKAMRPLDWALPPTPVYREVLSVQPVDLPADGRDRPPLLFVHGMGHGAWCFAEHWLPAAARRGFPAYAVSLRGHGGSGGHRRLGRTVLRDYVHDVLQTAVSLPRPPVLVGQSMGGTVVQMVLDRYPAPAGVLVAPAPLHAGFRSLGAIARQRPTHALRTLVGGSLPMTADALFEGLDPATAAGYIGRTGRESPLVQYDVALLNRKVGPVRAPVLVVGTPDDRYVPLSDVQITAERFGVEPVLFPGMGHDLMLDAGQDRVLDTILDWVDEAVG